TATTGAATGACTTGGTCCGCCTGCCCCAGCAGTGATGGCGGGATCGTCAGCCCGAGTGTCTTGGCGGTCTTGAGGTTGATCACCAGCTCGAACTTGGTGGGCTGCTCCACGGGAAGGTCGGCGGGCTTGGCGCCCTTGAGAATCTTGTTCACGTAGGTGGCGGCGCGCCGGAACAACTGGGGAGTGCTTGCTCCATAGGCCATGAGGCCGCCAGCCTCCGCCTGCTCCCGGAACCCATACACTGCGGGGAGCCGGCTCTTGGCGGCGAGGGCCACGATCTGGGTTTGCTGCGCAAAGAACAGCGCGTCCCGCATGACGAGGACGGCCCCCGCGCGCTGGCTGCGCATCGACGCAAACGCCGCCTCGATCTCGGAAGAGGTGCGCGCTTTCAGGACTTGAAGCTGCACCCCGAGGACCCGGGCCGCATCCTCCGCCTGCCGCTGGACCTGTTGGCTCGGGTTCTGGAGCACGGCCACCCGGGAGACCTTAGGGACGACCGCCTTTAGCAGCTCCAACTGCTTTCCCACCAGCTCCGGGCCAATCGTGGCTAGCCCGGTGAGGTTGCCGCCGGGCCGGGCAAGGCTGGCGACGAAGCCCTCGGCAACAGGGTCGCCTGAGACGGGGAAGACAATAGGGATCGTGCTGGTCGCCAGCCTGGCTGCTTCAGTAGCGGGCGGGGATACAGCGACGATGACGTCCACCTTCAGGCGCACGAGCTCGGCGGCGAGCCCAGGCAGCCGCTCATCCTTTCCGTCGGCAGACCGATATTCGATCGCGATGTTCTGACCCTCGATGTAGCCGAGCTCGCGCAGCCCTTCCCGGAATGCGTCGAACGGAGTAGACACGCGCACCAAAACCCCGATTCGGGCGGTCTTCCCGGACGATTGCTGGGCCGGGGCGGCGAGCGGCGCGGCGAGGAGGCCGAGGGCGAGCGCGGCTGCGAGCGTAGCGCGTATGATCATCGCTACTGGAGGCTTCTATTAACCATCTGAGAGATTGGCTCCCCGAGCTGGACTCGAACCAGCAACCCCCCGGTTAACAGCCGGGTGCTCTACCATTGAGCTATCGGGGATCGCCAAAAGCAGACCCGCTGGAGTTCTTTTTGTATCACACGGCCTGGGGATCGCCAAGCCGCCCCGACCCCCCTCACTATCTCAGCCCTCACCTCGCCGCTCTCCTCGCCCGTGGCTCGTCGGCAGCGTCTCGGCTCGAAGAGCTGCCCTCTCCCCAGAGCGGAGAGGGATGTAGAGAGAGCCCGCCCCTTGAAGAGTGAGAGCCCGCTACAGACGGCAGATGTAGATGCTGTTCTGGGGGCCTGGGGCATCGACCACCTCGACCGTGGTGAAGCCCGCTTCGCCGAGCATGCGGCGGGCTAACTGCTCGCCCCACGCCGTACCGAGACCGGCGCCGCCGGCGGCCAGCGAGACCGTCATGCAATGGAGCACGCTCATGCCGTAGATGTACGGCGCGAACGGGTTGCCGATATTCTCCTCGAGCTTGCTCGAGGCCTTGGGCTCCACCATGAGATAGACGCCCTCCGGCGCCAGGGCGCCCGCGATCCGACGGAGCACGGTCGCGGGGTCACGCTGATCGTGGATGGCGTCGAAGGACGTGATCAGGTCGAACTTGGGCTCGGACTTCAGCTGCGCGACGTCGAGCACCTCGAAGGCTGTGTTCGTCAGCCCCATCTCGTGCGTCTCGGCTCGGGCCCTGACGATCGCGTCTTCTCCCAGGTCATAGCCGAGGAAGGATGATGCCGGGTACTCCCGGGCCATCAAGTTCACCGCATGGCCCGTGCCGCAGCCGACGTCCGCCACGCGAATTCCCTCTTTCAACCGCTCGGGCAAGCCCTTGGCGGCAGGCAGGAAGCCCTTGATGAGGAGGCCATCATAGAGCAGGCGCCAGGAGGCGTCCATGGCCTCCGTGAAATCGGGACTGTATTCCGAATAAGAAACTCCGCCGCCTTTGCTGAAAGACTCGATGATCCGGGGGAGACGCTTGCTAAGCATGGGCAGGTTCTGGCTGGCCGCGGCCAGATTGCGGCTCGACGTCCCGGTCAGGCAGGCCGCGTGCTCGGGTGGGAGCGTGAAGACTCCGGAGGCCGCATCGTATTCGACGACACCGCCGGTGGCCATGGCGGCCAGCCACTCGCGGACATAGCGCTCGTTGAGCCCCGCGCGGTCGGCGATCTCCTGGCTGGTCCCTGGTCCCTTCGCGGATGCCTCGAAGAGCCCGGTCTTGTGTCCGACCTGGACGAGCAAGGTGAGGATTCCGCTCGTGTAGTGGCCGAAGAGCTTGCGGGCGAAATCCTGGATCCGCTGGCGATCGGGTTTCTGGTCCACAGTTTCGCCCCCTCACCCTGCCCTCTCCCCCGATGGGGGAGAGGGATGTTGGCCCTAACTCACCTCGCGGCGGCCTTCCAGCGCTTTCGACAGCGTGACCTCGTCGGCGTATTCGAGGTCGCCACCTACGGGCAGTCCTCGCGCGATGCGCGTGATGCGCATGCCGAGCGGTTTCAAGAGCTTGGCCAGGTAGATTGCCGTTGCCTCGCCTTCGACGCTTGGGTTGGTGGCGAGGATGATCTCCTCGACGCCGGGCGTCTCGAGCCGGACCAGCAGCTCGCGGACCTTGAGGTCTTCCGGCCCGATGCCATCGAGGGGTGAGAGCGCGCCCAGCAGCACGTGATAGCGGCCTCGGAACTCTCCCGTGCGCTCGAGGGCCATGAGGTCATTCGGCTCTTCCACGACGCAGAGGATGCGCCCGTCTCGTCGGATATCGGCGCAGATGCGGCACGGGTCTATCTCGGTGACATTGAAGCAGACGCGGCAGTGGACGATCTGCGCCTTGAGCTGCGTCAGCGACTCGGCCAGCGTCTGCACCTCGTCCGTCGGACGCTTGAGAAGAAAGAAGGTCAGCCGCTGAGCGGTCTTGGGGCCGATGCCAGGGAGCCGTTGCAGCGCCTCGATGAGCCGAGCGACCGGCTCGGGGTAGTAGGCCATCTAGGTTCCGGAGGGGAGGGGCTTCCGTCCCGGGCCCGACCCCCTCACCCTGCCCTCTCCCCCAGTGGGGGAGAGGGATGCGAAAGCGGTCGTCGTCACAGCCCCAAGGGGGGAGAGGGATACAGAAGCGCGCGTCGTCACGATCATGCGGCCATTACATCCCCATGCCGGGGATTTTGAGACCAGCGGTGAGCTTGCCCATCTCGGCCTGGACCATCTCCTTCGACTTCCGCAGCGCCTCGTTGCACGCGGCGAGGACCAGATCCTCGAGCATCTGGGAATCCTCGGGATTGATGACCTCGCGGTCGATCTTGATCGAGAGGAGCTCCTGCTTGCCATTGCACTCCACGGTGACCATGCCCCCGCCCGCCGTCGCGTCGACCTTCTTCTTGGCCACCTCCTGCTGCAGCGCCTCCATCTGCTGCTGCAGCTTCTGCGCCTCTTTCATGATGTTGCCGAACCCTTTCACTGGGCTTCTCCTTCCTCCGGGACGCGCGGACGCACCGCGACCACTTCGCCCTGGAACGTGGCCACGGCCGCCTGCACGGCCGGATGGTTGACGGCGCCGCTCGGCACGTCGCCCTCGGAGGCAATCTCCACGCGCCGGACCCCGGGAATATGCAGCTGGACGGCCTGAGTGATGATCTCGCGGTTCGCGCGCTCGCCCAGCATCTCGCGGTGGAAGGCGCTGGCGATCAGTCCCACCGTGAGCACGCCGCCTTCGAGCCGCTGAGGCACGGCATGCTGGACGACCGAACCCAGGAGGGCCTTCTTCTTCAGGATCTCCTCGACGGCGCGTGTCCATCCGCGCCCGAGGTCTCCTTCGCTGGCCGGCTCGGGCGCTGGATCTTGTCGTCGAGGCGGCCGGGACTCCGCGGTCGGCGGCGCGGGCGCACTCGAGCCCGACACGGGCGGGGTCGTCCGCGCGGCCGTATCGAGGAGACTCGGCTGGGCCACCACCGGACGCCCCGGCCCGGCCGGCGCGGAGCGCAGCCGGCTCGCGGCCTCGTCGATCTTCGCGATGAGGCTCTCGATGGCCTCCGGACGCGGACGGCGCGCCGCCCGCACGGCGGCAATCTCGAGCTCTACCCGCGGATGGGGCGAGCGGCGCATCTCGGCATCGGCATCCATGAAGGCGCGCAGGAGATAGACGAGCTCGTCCTGACTCACGGGCTCGGCCATCTCGCGGATGGCCGCCTGCTCGGCCGGCGTGAGGTCGGCGAACTTTCCCTCCGGGGCCACCTTGATGACGAGGGCCCGGCGCGCGGCTTCGATGACTTCGCGGCAGAGCCAGCCGAGATCTTCTCCGTCGCGCGCGGCCCGGTCGATGGCCTCGAGCGCGGCCGCGCCGTCCGCGGCCAGGAGCGCGCCCAAGAAGGCGCGAACGTGAACGGGTGAGGAGGCGCCGAGCAGCCGCGCCACCGACGCCTCGTCGAGCTCCCCGCCGCCATACGCGATGGCCGTATCGAGCAGGGAGAGCGCGTCACGCAGGCTGCCCTCCGCGGCGCGCACGAGGAGCGGCAGCGCCGCCGCATCGAAGCGGACGCCCTCCTTGGTCAGGATCTCGGTCAGGGTCCCCGTCAATTGCTCGGGCGAAATGGGACGGAAATCGAAGCGCTGGCAGCGCGAGAGCACCGTGGCCGGGATCTTTCGCGGATCCGTGGTCGCGAGCACGAAGACCACGTGCGCGGGCGGCTCCTCGAGCGTCTTCAAGAAGGCATTGAAGGCCGGGCCCGAGAGCATGTGGACCTCGTCCACGATATAGACCTTGAAGCGGCCGCGGGCCGGAGCGTACTTGACGTTCTCGCGGAGCGTGCGGATATCGTCCACGCTGGTGTTGGACGCGGCGTCGATCTCCATCACGTCCACCAGCGCCCCCGAGACGAAATCTAGGCAGGCGGGACAGGCGCCGCAGGCCTCGGGCCCCGTGCGAGCCGTGCACGCCAGCGCCTTGGCAAGCAGCCGCGCCGTGGTGGTCTTCCCCACCCCCCGCGGCCCCGTGAACAGATACGCGTGCGCCACCCGCCCCGACGCCAGCGCATTCAGCAACGTCCGCGTCACCGCATCCTGCCCCACCACCCCCGCGAAAACCTGCGGCCGCCACTTCCGCGCCAACACCTGATACGTCACGGGCGACCCTTCATGCAACAGCCCTAGATAGAGAGACGGGTCCGGGGATTGCGGTGTGAGCCGCAGCCGAAGGCGAGCCGAGCCAACCCCTAACAAAACCGGGGCTCGCTCCCCCCGAAACAACGAACAAGCGTTGCTCCACGCAACGCGCTCGATGAAGAGCGGTGGAGGGGACCGGGGGAGGAGCGGCGCCCGCTCCCCCCCGGAACAGAATGACCGTGCACCCTCCGTCGAACCGCCCGTCCCGCGATCTCAACGCGGAGCCGGCTCCGGTCAGGTACTCCCACGGCACACGAGCTAAACGCCGTACCGTTGCACCCTTCCGGGCCTGGCGGGGTTTGACGCGGCTCATTGCGTGGGGCCCAACCTTCAACACCGTCCCGCGCAGCTCATTCGACACGAACGGCCCTCGAGAGGGAATTCAACCCCGCTGTAGCGGATTGCGGGTTACAGGGCACCGCTACCTCCCCGTCTAGCACGGCCAACTCGCGCAGGCTGCCGATAAGGGGCCATCTGCTTCGTTGGCGCCCTCGATCGCACGCTCAACGTACAGAGAGTACGCCTCGCGTGCGACCTTCGGGCGCCGCCTCGCAGCTGACCCCTTCTCGTCACCCTGCAAGGTCATCGGTAGCTCAGAACTGCTGACGACAGGGAGCCATTTGCTTCGTTGGCGCCCTCGGCAGCAGGTTCAACGTACAGAGAGTACGCCTCACCTGCTGCCTTCGGGCGCCGCCTCGCAACTGGACCCTTCTCGCCAATCGGCAGGTTCATGAACACCTCAGAACAAAAAGATGGCGGAGGGGGTGGGATTCGAACCCACGGTAGAGTTGCCCCTACACGGCATTTCCAGTGCCGCACCTTCGGCCACTCGGCCACCCCTCCACTCTTGCTCGATGCGTTCCGACTGCGAAATTGGCGGAGGGGAGAGGATTTGAACCCCCGAGGGACTTACGCCCCTATCCGATTTCGAGTCGGACGCCTTCAACCGGGCTCGGCCACCCCTCCGCGGCAATTCAGGATCTTTTCTTGTGAAAGAACTCGCTCAGCAGTGCCCCGCATTCGTCGCTTCGAATGCCCGCCACCACTTCCACCTGATGGTTCAGGCGCGCATCCTCGAGCAGCCGGTACAGCGTGCGCGCGGCGCCGCTCTTGGGATCGGCGGCACCGTAGACGAGCCGCCCGATCCGCGCGTGGAGCGCCGCCCCGCAGCACATCGCGCACGGCTCTATCGTCGTATAGAGCGCCGCGCCCGTGAGGCGATAATTTCCCGCCGCCTCCGCGGCCGCTCGGATAGCCACCACCTCGGCGTGGGCGGTGGGATCGCTGTCGGCGATCATTCGATTGCGTCCGCGCCCAATGACACGCCCGTCCAGCACCACCACGGCGCCTACGGGCACCTCGTCGAGCGCCCCCGCGCGGCGGGCTTCCTCGAGGGCCAGGTCCATGTGCCGCGCATCCCCGGCGTCCGCCGTCTCCACGTGTTCCTCGCTCCAACCCCTCCAACCCAACCCCGGGATAGCGTTACGCTCGGCCCCGTCAGACCCGAGATAGCTAGACGTCGGATTGTAGCAGGTTGCCGCGAGAACGCGGAGGGTGATCGGCCGGTACGGGAGTTCACCGTTTGGGCGGGCAAGCTGAGTCGAGCGGGGCGTTCGTCCCACTTCCTGGATCGTTGTGGAAATAGAGGTCGTAGTTTCCCGTGGTCCCCAGTTCATTCGATAAGCTGATCCGCCTGCCGCAGCAGCGACGGCGGGATCGTCAGGCCGAGCGCCTTCGCGGTCTTCAGGTTGATGACCAACTCGAACTTGCTGGCTTGCTCGACCGGGAGATCGCCCGGCTTGGCGCCTTTGAGGATCTTGTCCACATAGACGGCGGCGCGCCGGAAGAGATCCGGGAAGTCCGCGCCATAACTGAGGAGTCCACCAGCCTCCGCGTACTCCTTCGATCCGCCGGCACTGGGCAGGCGGTGTCTGAGGGCGAGATCGGCAATCCGTTGGTAACTCGAAAAAAAAGCCGAGCTTTGCACCACGACGACCGCCCTGGCGCCGTCGCGCTTCATGGCCACGAATGCGGCATCGTAGTCTCTGGGATCGGGGCGCACGGCGACACTTTGTAGCGCGATTCCCAGTGACCGAGCCGCAACCTCGGTGTCCCGTACAGCGAGCGCCGACCCGCGAGCGGCAGAATCCCAGAGGGCGGCCACTCGGGACACCTGGGGGATCAACTCTTTGAGCAGTCCCAGTCGCTTCGCGGACAACTCGCTGGATATCGACGTCATACCCGTGACATTTCCGCCCGGCCGCCCCAAGCTCGCCACGAGCCCGAGCTCGACGGGATCAGGACCGTTCGCGGTCACGATGGGAATAGAGCTTGTTCCCTGCTTGGCCGCGAGCGATGCGGGGTTGCCCGCTGTCACTAATATGTCAACCTTGGCGGCAACAAGTTCGGTGACCAGGCCCTGAAGTCGGCTCACCTGTCCGTTTCCCCATCGCGGGTGAAAGACGACATTCTGTCCTTCCACGTACCCCAGCTCGCGTAATCGGTCCTGAAAGGCCCTCCACCAGGCAAGTCGGGCAGGGTCAGACGAGCCGTAATCCAACAGGCCTATCCGCCAGACCCTCCCCGCCGGCTGCGCCTCGGCAGCGAGCGGCGTGGCGAGGAGGCCGAGGGCAAGGGTGACCGCGAGCGCGGCGTGTGTGACCTTCATGCCGCTACCGCCAACAGGACCAACACAGGCGATGCGGGCCTCATGATCGTGGCTCCTGATTGAGATCCCGGTGCCCACCTGGATCGGAGGCGTCGTGCCTGCGGCGCGGCGACCGATCTGTGGCAAGCTCCTCCCGGAGTCCAGGCTTGTGAATCTTGCCCGTCGGCGTGCGAGGAAACTCCTCGGCCTTACGGAAGACGAGCCGTGTCGGAACCTTGTAGCTGGAGAGCCGCTCGCGACAGAAGGAGACGATGGCCCCCTCGTCGGGCGCCGCGGCCTCGTGCAGCTCCAGCACCGCGACCACGACCTCGTCCTTGTCACGGTCGGGAACGCCGACCACGTAAGCCTGCTTGACGTCCGGATGCTGGAGGAGCACGCCTTCCACCTCGAGCGGCGCCACGTTGATGCCGCCGGTCTTGATCATCTCCTTCAACCGGCCCCGGAAGCGCACCCGCCCGTCGTCGCCGACCAGCCCGAGATCGCCGGTGTGGAAATATCCTTCCCCGTCGAAGGCG
This portion of the Candidatus Methylomirabilota bacterium genome encodes:
- a CDS encoding ABC transporter substrate-binding protein, producing MIIRATLAAALALGLLAAPLAAPAQQSSGKTARIGVLVRVSTPFDAFREGLRELGYIEGQNIAIEYRSADGKDERLPGLAAELVRLKVDVIVAVSPPATEAARLATSTIPIVFPVSGDPVAEGFVASLARPGGNLTGLATIGPELVGKQLELLKAVVPKVSRVAVLQNPSQQVQRQAEDAARVLGVQLQVLKARTSSEIEAAFASMRSQRAGAVLVMRDALFFAQQTQIVALAAKSRLPAVYGFREQAEAGGLMAYGASTPQLFRRAATYVNKILKGAKPADLPVEQPTKFELVINLKTAKTLGLTIPPSLLGQADQVIQ
- a CDS encoding class I SAM-dependent methyltransferase, with translation MDQKPDRQRIQDFARKLFGHYTSGILTLLVQVGHKTGLFEASAKGPGTSQEIADRAGLNERYVREWLAAMATGGVVEYDAASGVFTLPPEHAACLTGTSSRNLAAASQNLPMLSKRLPRIIESFSKGGGVSYSEYSPDFTEAMDASWRLLYDGLLIKGFLPAAKGLPERLKEGIRVADVGCGTGHAVNLMAREYPASSFLGYDLGEDAIVRARAETHEMGLTNTAFEVLDVAQLKSEPKFDLITSFDAIHDQRDPATVLRRIAGALAPEGVYLMVEPKASSKLEENIGNPFAPYIYGMSVLHCMTVSLAAGGAGLGTAWGEQLARRMLGEAGFTTVEVVDAPGPQNSIYICRL
- the recR gene encoding recombination mediator RecR, with the translated sequence MAYYPEPVARLIEALQRLPGIGPKTAQRLTFFLLKRPTDEVQTLAESLTQLKAQIVHCRVCFNVTEIDPCRICADIRRDGRILCVVEEPNDLMALERTGEFRGRYHVLLGALSPLDGIGPEDLKVRELLVRLETPGVEEIILATNPSVEGEATAIYLAKLLKPLGMRITRIARGLPVGGDLEYADEVTLSKALEGRREVS
- a CDS encoding YbaB/EbfC family nucleoid-associated protein, producing MKGFGNIMKEAQKLQQQMEALQQEVAKKKVDATAGGGMVTVECNGKQELLSIKIDREVINPEDSQMLEDLVLAACNEALRKSKEMVQAEMGKLTAGLKIPGMGM
- the dnaX gene encoding DNA polymerase III subunit gamma/tau — encoded protein: MTYQVLARKWRPQVFAGVVGQDAVTRTLLNALASGRVAHAYLFTGPRGVGKTTTARLLAKALACTARTGPEACGACPACLDFVSGALVDVMEIDAASNTSVDDIRTLRENVKYAPARGRFKVYIVDEVHMLSGPAFNAFLKTLEEPPAHVVFVLATTDPRKIPATVLSRCQRFDFRPISPEQLTGTLTEILTKEGVRFDAAALPLLVRAAEGSLRDALSLLDTAIAYGGGELDEASVARLLGASSPVHVRAFLGALLAADGAAALEAIDRAARDGEDLGWLCREVIEAARRALVIKVAPEGKFADLTPAEQAAIREMAEPVSQDELVYLLRAFMDADAEMRRSPHPRVELEIAAVRAARRPRPEAIESLIAKIDEAASRLRSAPAGPGRPVVAQPSLLDTAARTTPPVSGSSAPAPPTAESRPPRRQDPAPEPASEGDLGRGWTRAVEEILKKKALLGSVVQHAVPQRLEGGVLTVGLIASAFHREMLGERANREIITQAVQLHIPGVRRVEIASEGDVPSGAVNHPAVQAAVATFQGEVVAVRPRVPEEGEAQ
- the tadA gene encoding tRNA adenosine(34) deaminase TadA — its product is METADAGDARHMDLALEEARRAGALDEVPVGAVVVLDGRVIGRGRNRMIADSDPTAHAEVVAIRAAAEAAGNYRLTGAALYTTIEPCAMCCGAALHARIGRLVYGAADPKSGAARTLYRLLEDARLNHQVEVVAGIRSDECGALLSEFFHKKRS
- a CDS encoding ABC transporter substrate-binding protein, with amino-acid sequence MKVTHAALAVTLALGLLATPLAAEAQPAGRVWRIGLLDYGSSDPARLAWWRAFQDRLRELGYVEGQNVVFHPRWGNGQVSRLQGLVTELVAAKVDILVTAGNPASLAAKQGTSSIPIVTANGPDPVELGLVASLGRPGGNVTGMTSISSELSAKRLGLLKELIPQVSRVAALWDSAARGSALAVRDTEVAARSLGIALQSVAVRPDPRDYDAAFVAMKRDGARAVVVVQSSAFFSSYQRIADLALRHRLPSAGGSKEYAEAGGLLSYGADFPDLFRRAAVYVDKILKGAKPGDLPVEQASKFELVINLKTAKALGLTIPPSLLRQADQLIE